The stretch of DNA ATTCGCTTTCCAGAATACCTTCGGACAGGGCCGAGATATTCAGCGGTACGAATGGCTTATTTTTGCGGCGACTGTTTTGGTGAATCGCCTTGGCCACCAGTTCCTTGCCGGTCCCATTTTCCCCCAAGATCAATACCGAACTATCGGTTGGGGCGAGTTGCTGCAGTTGCGTGATGATCTTCAGCATTTGCGGCGTGTTGCCGACCACCCCTTCGAAGCCGAATTTTTCGTCGAGTTGTCGTTTGAGTTGCGTATTGTAGCGGGCCAGCTTGAGGCGTGACGAAGCCTTTTCGACCGCCGCTCGCAGTTCAGAAATGTCGAGCGGTTTGGTGAGGTACGTATAGGCCCCGTGTTGCATGGCCGTGACAGCGGAGTTGATCGAACCATGTCCGGTGAGCAGGATCACCTCAGCGTCGGGGAGTTCCTCTTTGGCTTTGGCGAGAATCGCCAACCCGTCCATGTCGTCCATTTTGAGATCGGTGACGACGACATCGAATGTATCACTCTCAATCAGAGCGGCCCCCCGTACGCCCGAGGCGGCGACGGTGCAATCGTAGTCGACCCGTTCCAAGCTTTCAGCGACTGCCTGCGCGTGCGGCTCATCATCGTCGATAATCAGCACGTGGATCTGAATCGCCGAGAGGTCGATGGAATTGTCTTGGGAGTCCGCCATGGACAATCAGCTTCTTATTTTTTTTTTTGGGGGGGGGTATGGCGCTGTGCGTCTCTAGTTCGACTTCTGACAGCGGATGCGCGCCTGAAGTTTTTCATCGTGACAGCTAAGAGTAGACATTCCGATGAAAATGATCAATCCGCGGCGGGCAAAGCGATTGTAAAACGTGTTCCGCGCCCCGGTTCGCTATCGACGGCAATGCGGCCGCCATGTGCTTGAACAATCTTGCGGGCGGTGGGGAGTCCGAGTCCGCTGCCGCCGGATTTGGTGGAGTAAAACACTTGAAACATTTTTTCCACCGTGGCGGGACTCATGCCAACGCCGTTGTCAATCAAATCCAGCAGAACTTCGCCATCGCGTGTATAGGTTTGCAATTCCAGCAGTCCGCCTTCGGGCATGGCTTGTTGCGCGTTTAAGGCAAAATTCATCAGAACTTGACGAAACAGCGCGCGATCGAGACGCACGTGGGGAATATTGCTTTGAAAGTGCGGGCTGATTTCTACATTTTGCTCTGCAGCTTCGGCTTTGTAGAATTCGACGAATTCGCTGATCACTTCATTCAAATCAGCCGGGGCCAAGTCGATTTCACCCATGCGGGCAAAATTGAGGAATTCTTCTAGGATGGACTGCAGGTGCTGACACTCGCGCTGTACGGTCTCCACCTTCCGCAACATACGGTGGCCGTTGGCGACTTCGCTTTCCACGATATCTTCTTGCAACAACTCGAGGCTCAGCAAGATGGTCGAGAGCGGATTTTTGATTTCGTGCGCCAAACCACCGGCCAGCGCAGCGATCTCCTCGTATTGATCAAGCAACC from Symmachiella dynata encodes:
- a CDS encoding sensor histidine kinase; translated protein: MAAESMNAAEQQRLLDQYEEIAALAGGLAHEIKNPLSTILLSLELLQEDIVESEVANGHRMLRKVETVQRECQHLQSILEEFLNFARMGEIDLAPADLNEVISEFVEFYKAEAAEQNVEISPHFQSNIPHVRLDRALFRQVLMNFALNAQQAMPEGGLLELQTYTRDGEVLLDLIDNGVGMSPATVEKMFQVFYSTKSGGSGLGLPTARKIVQAHGGRIAVDSEPGRGTRFTIALPAAD